Below is a window of Verrucomicrobiota bacterium DNA.
GCCCGCTTACTTCACTCTTTTTCATCAGGTCGAAGACTTTGGCGACGTGATCTTCCTTGGGGAGCAGCTTTCTGCAATTGGGCGAACCGAGCCAAACTGAGACAATCGATACGGCGTGATCGAAGGTGATCGCCAATCTACCCATTCGTGGATTTGTCGCGATGCGAATGAAGCCAAGGGGCACCTCGTTGGGGAGACCAATCAGTTCGCGGCTATTCAATACGGTCTCCCACCAATGGCGGGCTACCTCGTGCTGCGGTGCCTGTCGGTTGTAAGCATACAGGAGCACGTTGATGTCGGGGACAATCATCGCGAGAGCTCGCGCAGGGTGTCCTCATCGTCGAGTTGATCGGCAAGCTGGTTCATGCTGATTCCCTCGAATTCGGCCGGAAATGGTCCATCGAAAGCCGGTTCCACGATGATCCGCCGGGCCGACTTCTGTGTCAAGGCACTGCGAATTGCCTCGTTCAAGACCACCTTGAAGGATTTTCCCGTGCGAGCGGCCTCTGCCTTCAGTAAGTGCTCGGTATCAGCCTCGATAGTAACCGTTGTACGCATTTTTGTATTATGAGTGCAAAAAATTTGCTGTCAAGAGTGCATGCCGTGAGTTTGTTATAGATTGATTGATAAAGTCTTTGGAAGAGGCTTGGGTTCTTGGGCTGGGGATGGCTGTGGCGAGGAGAAGGAGGAGATAGCGAACA
It encodes the following:
- a CDS encoding TA system VapC family ribonuclease toxin, with the protein product MIVPDINVLLYAYNRQAPQHEVARHWWETVLNSRELIGLPNEVPLGFIRIATNPRMGRLAITFDHAVSIVSVWLGSPNCRKLLPKEDHVAKVFDLMKKSEVSGQLTSDATLAVYAIEARATLCSNDSDFARFPELEWRNPLLPD